The Candidatus Nanopelagicales bacterium nucleotide sequence CAGCCACGACATCTGCTTCATCCCCGACGGTGACACCGCCGGATGGCTGCGCAGTCGGCTGGGTTCCTCACCCGGCGACATCGTCGACGTCGAGTCTGGCGACGTGCTCGGGCAGCACGATGGTGCCTTCGGCTACACGATCGGGCAGCGCAAGGGCTTGGGTATCACCACTCCGGCAGCCGACGGTGGCGCCCGCTATGTGGTCGGTGTCGATCCCCGCAGTCGTACGGTGATGGTCGGCCCACCCACGCTGCTGGAAGTCGATGTGATCACCGGAATCAAGGCGCGGTGGGCCAACGAGCCGATTGACCTTGGTTCCGACTGTGGGGTGCAAATTCGAGCACACGGAGAAGAAGTTCCCGCGACGATCACCGCAGTTGAACCCGAGGGATCCGTCACTGTGACCTTGGCGGAGCCGCTGCGGGGTGTGGCCGCAGGCCAGGCGTTGGTGATCTATGACGGCACCAGAGTCGTCGGGTCGGTCACCATCTCGGCCACGAGGCGGACGCGGCAACCGGTTGCTTGACGACTAGCGCCACACCGTCACACCCGCTTCCAGCGCAACGAGTTCAGTAGCGCGTCTCCAAGTGCACCGCCTGCAACACCTTGGTGCTGACGTCGTAGGGCGACGGCGTGACGATGTCGAACCTGACCGAGATGGTTCGGAGTCCGGCCGCCATCGCGATCGCACTGAGCTGAGCAATCCCCACCGGCACAGACCAAGCACTCAGTGCGGTGTACGTGACTGCGGCGGCGAGAGCGGCGGCCGCGTACAGATGACCGGGCTGCAACATGTCCGGCTTCTCGTGGACCAGGACGTCACGCAGCACAGCACCACCGATAGCTGAGACGGTTCCCACGAAGATGATCCCGATCGTTGGGATTCCGAGTTGCTGAGCCTTGCTGGCGCCGAGCAGTACCCAGACCCCGATCATGAGCGTGTCGACACCGACGTAGACGGGCTGAAATCGGGCCGCCCCCTTGGCGAAGAACAAACCGACGATGGCTCCGATCGTCGCGTACAACTGGTAGCGCGGATTGCTGAGCAGGGCGGGCACGCCGTTCTGCAACAGAATGTCGCGAATGATGCCGCCGCCAACGCCCGTGCAAAAAGCGACGATCAGCACGCCGAACCAGTCCAGGCCTCGTCTGGTTGCGGCCATCGCACCGGTCAGAGCCCCGAAGAGGATGGCGATGGCATCGAGGAAGCCCGGAACTGCCAGCGAATTGCTCATGACGATCGTTGATCCGAATCACTGAAGCTTTTGTCGCCCGGCTTGACCGTGAGGTCGGTGACTTTGCGCTTGCCTCGGTACCAAAAGCCCCAGACGGAATCGGCAAGCTCGTTGGCTGGTCGCGTTCCCCACCCCAGCCAGTGGGCGCCGATGCGCAATCCGAGGGCGACGGCCATGGCGATGAACTGGGCCAGCACGATGTTGGTCTTGATTGCGAGGAGCGCGACAAAGACAGAGGTCGAGGCAAGTGCCGCGATCGCGACGAACGACCCCGGTCGCACAATCCGAGGGGCTGTGCCGGAAAGGATGTCGCGCAGCACGATTCCTCCGACCGCAGTCACGACACCGGTGAGCACAGCCGATGAGTAACCCAAACCAAGCTTGAGCGCCGGAGTTGCGCCGACTGTGCACAGAAAGCCGATTGCCAGGCCCTCCAAAACCACGAGCGCTCCGTTGACACGTGAAATCAGGCCCGCAAAGAAGAACCCAAAGACTGCCACCGCCCCAGCGGTCGCCAGGAACCCCGGCTTGGTGAGGACGACTGGCGTGCCGTCTTGGAGCACGATGTCGCGCAGGAGCAGACCGCCCACCCCGGAAACAATGGCGATGCTCAAAATGCCAATGACATCGAAGCCACGTTTGGCGGCGTCGACCGCTCCCGCCAGGCCAGAGACCGCGACGGCGACGTAGGGCGCCCATGTTGGCAGCGTGATCAACACGCCCGCGATTTCCACACCCTTGGACACAACCACTGAGGTTAGTCGCGGACTACCGTGGTTGGGTGGTCCGCGTGGGCATGTCTGACGAGTTGGTGGCTCAATGTCACCGATGACCGTGAAACCCGCAGCCTCGACGGCCGTAGGTTCGTTCCCTGGCGTGGATCCGTGGGAGACCGCAGCGGTCATTCGCGGTGAGTTCCCCGAATTGCCTGTGCTCGCCGAGTTGCCGGCGCGGGGGCCAGG carries:
- a CDS encoding TRIC cation channel family protein, with protein sequence MSNSLAVPGFLDAIAILFGALTGAMAATRRGLDWFGVLIVAFCTGVGGGIIRDILLQNGVPALLSNPRYQLYATIGAIVGLFFAKGAARFQPVYVGVDTLMIGVWVLLGASKAQQLGIPTIGIIFVGTVSAIGGAVLRDVLVHEKPDMLQPGHLYAAAALAAAVTYTALSAWSVPVGIAQLSAIAMAAGLRTISVRFDIVTPSPYDVSTKVLQAVHLETRY
- a CDS encoding TRIC cation channel family protein, whose translation is MSKGVEIAGVLITLPTWAPYVAVAVSGLAGAVDAAKRGFDVIGILSIAIVSGVGGLLLRDIVLQDGTPVVLTKPGFLATAGAVAVFGFFFAGLISRVNGALVVLEGLAIGFLCTVGATPALKLGLGYSSAVLTGVVTAVGGIVLRDILSGTAPRIVRPGSFVAIAALASTSVFVALLAIKTNIVLAQFIAMAVALGLRIGAHWLGWGTRPANELADSVWGFWYRGKRKVTDLTVKPGDKSFSDSDQRSS